A genomic region of Bernardetia sp. ABR2-2B contains the following coding sequences:
- a CDS encoding T9SS type A sorting domain-containing protein → MNRIFQSIVSLSVFLLLSFGAVAQQIQENNLVAPTQMTSVSGSLLGSGISDAGNIYYGATPSNLRAGSPVIVFIHGYFSRASSWWILNDMYTKAFNDGYRTAFVSVHPDRDMWTNGQLFSNMLGTITNNLGVNKVVVVAHSKGGLDSDAALVHYGAHTKVERVITLSTPHFGTPLADLAQSGWVSWLSSVFGQVNEATYSLQTGYASYFRTQTANHPNYSKAKFRTVGAWGYGVLLAVPGAYLDLNGGNAFTGGNDGVVTYKSSKRPNATHLLSGFGNWRTNVNHLEIQQGSKMWSTIKSNLPYSLSKVGAKPIDNSTPTNPNAVIESRVQVLSSEKSSRNFMVEEGVTETMLDIHSLKADAEFTIIAPNGEKVSPNVLRLAKEAGDLLGGFATTLKIENPQVGEYSIESESAFIALVTANEGVGLRMTSDLNDEKYYYNVGETINLNISLLNELGINTQGTKITGAMTLTSGEMKSQKAVVLEFNEKNGQFRASVNSKLDEGIYSIAIQAENGNFSKSLVTSIAVVDGVLHTLGKNDDTINENSVESIKLMPSFPNPFNTQTTIAFELKSSSPAVLTIYDAVGRVVEKVDLSSYGIGTHKYTWNVNQNRVKSGLYIAEIRNGNERVTQTMIYSK, encoded by the coding sequence ATGAACAGAATTTTTCAATCTATCGTTTCACTTTCCGTTTTCTTACTGCTTAGTTTTGGAGCAGTGGCTCAACAGATTCAAGAAAACAACCTTGTAGCTCCTACACAAATGACTAGCGTTTCAGGCAGTCTTTTGGGAAGTGGGATAAGTGATGCAGGTAATATTTATTATGGAGCTACTCCGTCAAACCTAAGAGCAGGTTCTCCCGTAATCGTTTTTATTCATGGTTATTTTTCTCGTGCTAGTTCGTGGTGGATTTTAAATGATATGTACACAAAAGCTTTTAATGATGGCTATCGTACAGCATTCGTATCAGTACACCCAGATAGAGATATGTGGACAAACGGTCAGCTTTTTAGTAATATGCTCGGCACGATTACAAATAACCTTGGCGTAAATAAAGTAGTAGTAGTAGCACACAGTAAAGGTGGCTTGGATTCAGATGCTGCTTTAGTACACTATGGCGCACATACAAAAGTAGAGCGTGTGATTACGCTTAGTACACCTCATTTTGGAACTCCTTTAGCAGATTTGGCTCAAAGTGGTTGGGTTTCTTGGTTATCTAGTGTTTTCGGTCAAGTAAATGAAGCTACTTATAGTCTTCAAACAGGCTATGCAAGTTATTTCCGTACACAAACGGCTAATCATCCAAACTACTCTAAAGCAAAATTTCGCACAGTAGGAGCTTGGGGATATGGTGTTCTTCTTGCAGTTCCAGGGGCATATCTTGATTTGAATGGTGGTAATGCTTTTACAGGTGGAAACGATGGAGTTGTTACTTATAAAAGTTCGAAACGTCCTAATGCAACACATTTACTTAGTGGGTTTGGAAACTGGAGAACAAATGTAAATCATCTTGAAATACAACAAGGAAGCAAAATGTGGAGTACCATCAAAAGTAACTTACCTTATTCTCTTTCTAAAGTAGGAGCAAAGCCAATAGATAATAGCACACCTACTAATCCAAATGCAGTTATTGAAAGTAGAGTACAAGTTCTTAGTTCTGAAAAAAGTAGTCGTAATTTTATGGTAGAAGAAGGCGTAACAGAAACAATGTTGGATATTCATTCTTTGAAAGCAGATGCAGAATTTACAATCATTGCTCCAAACGGAGAAAAAGTAAGCCCTAACGTTTTACGTCTTGCCAAGGAAGCTGGTGATTTATTAGGAGGTTTTGCCACAACACTTAAAATAGAAAACCCACAGGTAGGAGAATATTCTATTGAATCTGAAAGCGCATTTATAGCTTTAGTTACTGCTAATGAAGGCGTTGGTCTTCGCATGACGAGTGATTTGAATGATGAGAAGTATTACTATAATGTTGGAGAAACAATTAATTTGAATATTTCTCTTTTAAACGAATTGGGAATTAATACACAAGGAACTAAGATAACAGGTGCAATGACACTTACTTCAGGTGAGATGAAATCACAAAAAGCTGTTGTATTAGAATTTAACGAAAAAAATGGTCAGTTTAGAGCGTCTGTAAACAGTAAATTAGATGAAGGTATTTATAGCATAGCGATTCAAGCTGAAAACGGAAACTTTAGTAAGTCTTTAGTTACAAGTATTGCAGTAGTAGATGGCGTTTTGCATACACTAGGTAAAAATGATGATACTATCAATGAAAATAGCGTAGAATCTATCAAGTTAATGCCTTCTTTCCCAAATCCTTTCAATACTCAAACTACAATTGCTTTTGAACTGAAAAGCTCTTCTCCTGCTGTCCTTACAATTTATGATGCAGTAGGTCGTGTAGTTGAAAAAGTTGATTTATCTTCTTATGGAATTGGAACACATAAATACACTTGGAATGTAAATCAAAACAGAGTTAAAAGTGGTCTTTATATTGCCGAAATTCGTAATGGAAACGAACGTGTAACTCAAACTATGATTTATTCTAAATAA
- a CDS encoding lipocalin family protein has protein sequence MSNISNRSFFYLLAFSLFSFILVSCGGKDDDPKPKDIPNRPVVTWKDLAPANKIFYTDEAVVLQAEKTGGYIETVEWRINGTLITNSQEIIFNDDSTLISLSHPFDNPGRYDVSLRVANEGGESVIIQVLNFETRPTPKIDLLTGQVSKKWKFTSIKLSEDGNELIENHEEDNTITFFRETQTEGTTTYNCVFDGGTIRNGEADSKGNWEFTFSDRYIKFTRIDVFPTDVRIIELTPTSMTLGRTEGNSEVIYKFTFVS, from the coding sequence ATGTCAAATATTTCAAATCGCTCTTTTTTTTATTTATTAGCTTTTTCTCTATTCAGTTTTATTCTGGTTTCTTGTGGAGGTAAAGATGATGACCCTAAACCTAAAGATATTCCTAATCGTCCTGTCGTAACGTGGAAAGATTTAGCACCTGCTAATAAGATATTTTATACAGATGAAGCTGTCGTTTTACAAGCTGAAAAAACAGGTGGATATATAGAAACAGTAGAATGGAGAATTAATGGAACTTTAATTACCAACTCACAAGAAATTATTTTTAATGATGATTCTACTCTAATTTCACTTTCTCATCCTTTTGATAATCCAGGTAGATATGACGTGAGTTTGAGAGTGGCAAATGAAGGGGGAGAAAGTGTAATTATTCAAGTTCTGAACTTCGAAACACGTCCGACTCCAAAAATTGACCTTCTGACAGGACAAGTATCCAAAAAATGGAAATTTACTTCTATAAAATTAAGTGAAGATGGAAATGAACTTATAGAAAACCACGAAGAAGATAATACAATTACTTTCTTTAGAGAAACACAAACAGAAGGAACAACTACATATAACTGTGTTTTTGATGGAGGAACAATAAGAAATGGAGAAGCAGATTCGAAAGGAAACTGGGAATTTACTTTTAGTGACCGTTATATCAAATTTACTAGAATAGACGTTTTTCCTACCGACGTACGTATTATAGAATTGACTCCGACTTCCATGACTTTAGGAAGAACTGAAGGAAATTCAGAAGTGATTTACAAATTTACGTTTGTTTCTTAA
- a CDS encoding TerB family tellurite resistance protein codes for MDTFEHILNSCSTEEKLSYLQLVIFIAFSDHHLSDDEVVFLERITQIANLSEEQQQLLASYSRHPANIDIQLCTQNIARSPLREILLIDLMVIARSDDEVATEERSAITQIAVLLGVPLDEVIRLTNSVNKFSNSEGKAPQEWINQSMISILYKDKTPTKSKKLSMMEKMKKFLGVLKK; via the coding sequence ATGGATACATTCGAACATATTTTAAATAGCTGTAGTACGGAAGAAAAACTATCTTATCTACAACTGGTCATTTTCATTGCCTTTAGTGACCATCATTTGTCTGATGATGAAGTCGTTTTTTTGGAAAGAATTACACAAATAGCAAATTTATCAGAAGAACAACAGCAGCTATTAGCTTCTTACTCCCGTCATCCAGCAAATATAGATATACAACTCTGTACTCAAAATATTGCTAGAAGTCCGTTGAGAGAGATTTTATTGATTGATTTAATGGTCATTGCTCGTTCTGATGACGAAGTAGCAACTGAAGAGCGAAGTGCAATTACTCAAATAGCTGTTCTTTTAGGAGTGCCTTTAGATGAAGTAATCCGTCTTACTAATTCTGTAAACAAATTTAGTAATTCAGAAGGAAAAGCTCCACAAGAATGGATTAATCAGAGTATGATTTCAATTTTGTACAAAGATAAAACGCCTACAAAATCTAAAAAACTAAGTATGATGGAGAAAATGAAAAAATTTTTGGGAGTTTTGAAGAAATAG